From the Solanum pennellii chromosome 4, SPENNV200 genome, one window contains:
- the LOC107015986 gene encoding crossover junction endonuclease EME1B: MSQPISVDVLSDDEDDGGNGGYGYSFNQNDTIDLSTPLTIPSKKKQRTEKSTNWNPTVLVIEDDDETPFRPSKFTPSFVADTPMSDLSKPEVSFVRCSLGSSSISDPKSSCLDLTPSMVAETPASELSKYSVPIVRCTKANADSKNCSSSIIDHNKDGGIDGVICLESDNESENSGYHGAWKEEKKLCSTEAVVKETEWSSRPVGSTFSLGIDNFMQMPEDVSHRNLTEAGPSVDHDHPDKENDSLEPNEEASKPKGKGKGNRSNKSSGDVATGKMRMSKEEQLRLKEEKRYQKEQEKLQKAAEKAEAAEQKKLEKEMQKWEKGKFAHKSIVAQIDTKVVELGSIGGHLLTRFAEKGLSYQIKSNPIEKSIVWSMSVPEELSKISSEVIDVPYVLFIFEAEEFCNLVNSKSLMSHVSRVQRLYPLHTVCYLTNKLLAYINKREQGQYKDPANHTGWKRPLIEEVLSKLTINFVKVHSRHCVDEAELAEHVAGLTCSLASCQFRNKLTRLSVNANGSLIPKDCVDKNQIKKSPWLKALVAIPKVQPRFAIAIWKKYPTMKSLLRVYMDPSKSVHEKEFLLKDLKVEGMVSDDRRLGEICSKRVYRILMAQSGSSKTDDIECGADFFSQC; this comes from the exons ATGTCTCAGCCGATCTCCGTCGACGTTCTCTCCGATGACGAAGACGACGGTGGCAACGGCGGATATGGTTACTCCTTCAATCAGAACGATACCATTGATCTATCGACGCCGCTGACAATTCCATCCAAGAAGAAGCAAAGAACCGAAAAGTCTACTAATTGGAACCCCACAGTTCTGGTAATCGAAGATGATGATGAGACGCCGTTTAGGCCTTCAAAGTTCACTCCTTCCTTCGTGGCTGATACTCCCATGTCTGATTTATCCAAACCTGAAGTCTCCTTTGTTAGATGCTCATTGGGTTCCTCTTCAATTTCGGACCCTAAGTCTTCCT gTCTTGATTTGACTCCATCTATGGTTGCTGAAACCCCAGCATCAGAGCTTTCAAAATATAGTGTTCCGATAGTCAGATGCACCAAAGCTAATGCTGATTCAAAGAATTGCTCTTCTTCAATTATAGACCACAACAAAGATGGCG GAATTGATGGAGTAATTTGTTTGGAGTCTGATAATGAATCCGAGAATAGTGGTTATCATGGTGCCTGGAAGGAGGAGAAGAAACTTTGTTCCACGGAGGCAGTTGTTAAGGAGACAGAATGGAGCTCCAGACCTGTCGGGTCCACCTTTTCTCTTG GTATTGACAATTTTATGCAAATGCCAGAGGATGTTTCTCATCGAAATTTGACTGAAGCCGGTCCTTCTGTG GACCATGATCATCCTGACAAAGAGAATGATTCCTTGGAGCCAAACGAGGAGGCCTCAAAACCAAAAGGCAAAGGTAAAGGCAATAGAAGTAACAAAAGCAGCGGGGATGTAGCAACGGGGAAAATGAGGATGTCAAAGGAAGAACAGCTTCGCCTaaaggaagaaaagagataTCAGAAAGAG CAAGAGAAATTGCAAAAGGCAGCCGAAAAGGCTGAAGCTGCTGAGCAGAAAAAGCTAGAAAAGGAAATGCAGAAGTGGGAAAAGGGAAAGTTTGCACATAAGTCTATTGTAGCTCAAATTGACACCAAAGTTGTGGAACTAGGTTCAATTGGAG GCCATTTGCTAACAAGGTTTGCGGAGAAAGGTCTTTCCTaccaaattaaatcaaatccaATTGAAAAGTCTATTGTGTGGTCAATGAGTGTCCCAGAGGAACTATCTAAG ATCTCATCTGAAGTTATCGATGTTCCATATGTATTATTCATATTTGAGGCCGAAGAGTTTTGCAACCTTGTGAATAGCAAATCATTGATGAGTCATGTCTCCCGTGTCCAACGCCTTTATCCTCTTCATACAGTTTGTTATCTCACAAACAAGCTTTTGGCATATATCAACAAAAG GGAACAAGGACAATACAAGGACCCTGCCAATCATACTGGTTGGAAACGACCACTTATAGAGGAG GTTCTGTCAAAATTAACAATTAACTTTGTTAAGGTGCATTCTAGGCACTGTGTTGATGAAGCTGAATTAGCTGAACATGTAGCTGGGCTGACTTGCAGCTTAGCTTCTTGTCAGTTTAG AAACAAGTTAACAAGACTATCTGTTAATGCAAATGGTTCTCTTATTCCCAAGGATTGCGTGGACAAGAACCAGATAAAAAAGAGCCCATG GCTGAAAGCATTGGTGGCTATTCCAAAGGTTCAGCCACGATTTGCTATTGCCATATGGAAGAAATATCCCACAATGAAATCTCTTTTGCGTGTTTACATGGATCCAAGTAAATCG
- the LOC107015587 gene encoding UDP-rhamnose/UDP-galactose transporter 4 isoform X1 produces the protein MRPKKMSMAVKDEKKMVVDVAAWAFNIVTSVGIIIVNKALMATYGFSFATTLTGMHFATTTLMVFFLKWLGHIQNSQLPWSERLKFVLFANFSIVGMNVSLMWNSVGFYQIAKLSMIPVSCFLEIVLDNVRYSRDTKLSILLVLLGVAICTVTDVSVNTKGFIAAFIAVWSTALQQYYVHHLQRKYSLGSFNLLAHTAPIQATSLLLLGPFCDYWLTDKRVDAYNYTSISLFFIILSCTIAIGTNLSQFICIGRFTAVTFQVLGHMKTILVLILGFLFFGKEGLNLHVVFGMGVAIIGMIWYGNASSQPGGKERIPPPTVVKPEKHMLLPTELDDKV, from the exons aTGCGGCCAAAGAAAATGTCCATGGCTGTCAAGGATGAGAAGAAAATGGTTGTTGATGTGGCAGCATGGGCATTCAATATTGTCACTTCAGTTggaattattattgttaataaaGCCTTAATGGCTACATATGGTTTCAGCTTTG CGACAACCTTAACTGGTATGCATTTTGCTACTACGACATTAATGGTGTTTTTTCTTAAATGGCTTGGGCATATCCAGAATTCCCAACTCCCGTGGTCTGAACGATTGAAATTTGTTTTGTTTGCAAACTTCTCTATTGTTGGAATGAACGTGAGTTTAATGTGGAACTCTGTTGGGTTTTATCAG ATTGCAAAGCTAAGTATGATACCAGTGTCGTGCTTTTTGGAAATTGTGCTGGATAATGTGCGATACTCGAGAGACACCAAATTAAGCATTTTGTTAGTCCTACTAGGTGTTGCAATCTGTACTGTTACTGATGTAAGTGTAAATACAAAGGGTTTTATTGCTGCCTTCATCGCGGTCTGGAGCACTGCCCTGCAGCAATAT TATGTACATCATCTTCAGCGTAAATATTCATTGGGATCATTCAACCTGTTGGCACATACTGCACCAATACAGGCTACATCCCTGCTGTTACTGGGACCCTTTTGTGACTATTGGTTGACTGATAAGAGGGTCGACGCATATAACTATACCTCAATATCACTA TTTTTCATCATCCTATCATGTACGATAGCAATAGGGACGAATCTGAGCCAATTCATCTGCATTGGAAGATTTACAGCAGTGACCTTTCAAGTGCTTGGTCATATGAAGACCATTCTTGTCCTGATTTTGGGTTTCCTCTTCTTTGGTAAAGAGGGACTGAATCTACACGTTGTGTTTGGGATGGGCGTGGCCATCATTGGCATGATTTGGTACGGTAACGCCTCCTCACAACCAGGTGGGAAAGAGCGGATACCACCCCCCACTGTCGTCAAACCTGAAAAACACATGTTGCTACCAACAGAGCTCGACGACAAAGTATAG
- the LOC107015587 gene encoding UDP-rhamnose/UDP-galactose transporter 4 isoform X2, with product MRPKKMSMAVKDEKKMVVDVAAWAFNIVTSVGIIIVNKALMATYGFSFATTLTGMHFATTTLMVFFLKWLGHIQNSQLPWSERLKFVLFANFSIVGMNVSLMWNSVGFYQIAKLSMIPVSCFLEIVLDNVRYSRDTKLSILLVLLGVAICTVTDVSVNTKGFIAAFIAVWSTALQQYYVHHLQRKYSLGSFNLLAHTAPIQATSLLLLGPFCDYWLTDKRVDAYNYTSISLLIRMFFLLVVAVFHHPIMYDSNRDESEPIHLHWKIYSSDLSSAWSYEDHSCPDFGFPLLW from the exons aTGCGGCCAAAGAAAATGTCCATGGCTGTCAAGGATGAGAAGAAAATGGTTGTTGATGTGGCAGCATGGGCATTCAATATTGTCACTTCAGTTggaattattattgttaataaaGCCTTAATGGCTACATATGGTTTCAGCTTTG CGACAACCTTAACTGGTATGCATTTTGCTACTACGACATTAATGGTGTTTTTTCTTAAATGGCTTGGGCATATCCAGAATTCCCAACTCCCGTGGTCTGAACGATTGAAATTTGTTTTGTTTGCAAACTTCTCTATTGTTGGAATGAACGTGAGTTTAATGTGGAACTCTGTTGGGTTTTATCAG ATTGCAAAGCTAAGTATGATACCAGTGTCGTGCTTTTTGGAAATTGTGCTGGATAATGTGCGATACTCGAGAGACACCAAATTAAGCATTTTGTTAGTCCTACTAGGTGTTGCAATCTGTACTGTTACTGATGTAAGTGTAAATACAAAGGGTTTTATTGCTGCCTTCATCGCGGTCTGGAGCACTGCCCTGCAGCAATAT TATGTACATCATCTTCAGCGTAAATATTCATTGGGATCATTCAACCTGTTGGCACATACTGCACCAATACAGGCTACATCCCTGCTGTTACTGGGACCCTTTTGTGACTATTGGTTGACTGATAAGAGGGTCGACGCATATAACTATACCTCAATATCACTA TTAATTCGtatgttttttcttcttgtcGTTGCAGTTTTTCATCATCCTATCATGTACGATAGCAATAGGGACGAATCTGAGCCAATTCATCTGCATTGGAAGATTTACAGCAGTGACCTTTCAAGTGCTTGGTCATATGAAGACCATTCTTGTCCTGATTTTGGGTTTCCTCTTCTTTGGTAA